The window ACAATACTGTTTCCGAAGAGATCAAATATGGAAATggttcattttatttttatactgatgttttgtttttattccttcttttgttttttactgTCACTTTATGAGCAGTTGTTATAGCTAACCATTTTCGTCTAACGGAGAAATAgctcgaaaaaaaaaaaaaaaaaaaagacagaAAAAGGGtgaaaaaaaacgaaaataaaAACGAAAACAAAAACGAAAACAAAAACGAAAACAACcgtaaaaatatacacaaaattagcagttaaaatatagaaaaaaataacagtaataacgtgaacaaaaaaaggaacttttatttttttaaatacacaaaattattaacttttttttttttttttgcctcgGTTTTTCATTCGCACACGCTTGTTGCTTCTACGGGGggcacacacacacacatgtTAGAAGTCATTGGTATTGGGATAAAAAGGAAACTACTAAGCAAAGTTTTCTGATCTTCAAAATTGTAAGCTACTATTCGATGAATAAGTTAAATTTGCCAAAAAATTGGAAATTTTCAAAACTTTAAGGGAAAACTCATATTTCTTCGTTTGGCTTGGCTGCATGACGTAAAGGAGCAAGTTCAAAAATCTGCCAAGGGGAAATATGAAATGCGAAAAGCGGgcacatgtgtatatacctaagtaatatgtacatacaagCACATTTAACTGTAAAAAAGGAGACATGGTTTGCTATGCAAGCAATTTTCTATTCTCTCATTttgttatcttttttttttcgttatttttgttttgttatttttgttttgttattttagttttgttattttagttttgttattttagttttgttattttagttttgttattttagttttgttattttagttttgttattttagttttgctatttttgttttattatttctgttttgctatttttgttttattatttctgttttgctatttttgttttattatttctgttttgttatttttgttttattatttctgttttgttatttttgttttattatttatgttttgttattttagttttttctgttttctttttttttttcctttttttgtctCAATGAAATGCCACGTCTTTAAACCTGAACGCGAAAATATTCTCAGTGTATTCTTCCCACCTTATATCCGTTTTCAAAATGAATAACTGCGTATTATGGATGACCTTCAATATCTTATAGTGCACCTTCAGTAACATGACCAAACCAAATAGTTCTAGtataatacttttaataGCCAGCTTTACATGACTAATGGCATTTATGTCTAGTAAATTACCTctacaaaaaggaaaaagggaGATAAAGTATAAtagaatatgaaaaatgatgGCCTAAAAATACATCATCTGtacataaattttcttttcttttcgtataaatatgtgtttacattttaattaacaTGTATACATCATTCGCTTTTACAACAAGCTCCATCGTCAggttatatatgcatatagtATATTAATTGTGAAGGGCAGAAAACTGAAATACTACATTCTTTTATGATAtgttaaagaaatatatataaattataagatTTGTGAAATATGCTTAATTGTTTTGCTTATACTGTAACTTGTTAAAAATGGTTACAACGTTTGATGTAGCATTTGTGCTGTGatgaactttttttaatatgattctcaataaatattacatgcgatggaaaattttctttatatgttattaaataCGTGTAAAagagtacaaaaaaaaaaaaaaaaaaaaagaaaaaataaaaaaaaaaaatacaataaaacaaagaaataaaaatagcatGCAAATGTTTTCGTTTCGCTTTCAAAAGTTTAAGGGCACGGAAAAATGTCGTTTAGCTTAAATGTTTTCTCTCTTTTGCGGGGGCACAAAGTGAACTCTATGTTTTGCTAGTCTCAACGCATTTAATTgaattaaaagataaaaaagaaaaaaaaaaatatatatataaataaataggtAAGGAGATGCACGGTAACGTTTCATTTAATTTCTAaaggtaattttttttacatttaaaatggacgtacaaaaaaaaatatactaacaAATGAGGGTCCTCAGACGTCGTAAACATCTGTTAAACTTAAATATTGCacgtatataagtatatatatggatatatatatatagataggtAGGTAGGcaacatatgtaaataaatgcaTGTATGTTTTGCCATTTTCCCCTTTATACGTTTCGTACCAATGACTATTAACGTTGTTCATTCAAAATGTGATAAAGCGCAGGTTGACGGTCcgtgaaggaaaaaaaaaaaattaaaataaaataaaaaaaataaaaaaaaatacaggaaaattaaaaaaaatacaggaaaattaaaaaaatacaggaaaattaaaaaaaatacaggaaaataaaaaaaaatacaggaaaataaaaaaaatataggaaaataaaaaaaaaaaataaaaaaaaaaaaaaaaaaaaaaaaaaaaaaataaaaaaaataaaaaaattaaaaataaataaaaataaataaaaataaataaa of the Plasmodium malariae genome assembly, chromosome: 6 genome contains:
- the PmUG01_06017000 gene encoding conserved Plasmodium protein, unknown function codes for the protein MELVVKANDVYMLIKIGNLLDINAISHVKLAIKSIILELFGLVMLLKVHYKILKVIHNTQLFILKTDIRWEEYTENIFAFRFLNLLLYVMQPSQTKKYEFSLKVLKISNFLANLTYSSNSSLQF